The following are encoded in a window of Streptococcus pasteurianus genomic DNA:
- a CDS encoding DUF6019 family protein, with amino-acid sequence MWNELGISGGTAIVILIALYFIIKWAVKNGAKEAYKDITGKKPVEDIKNEKELEELVNDSQDAKI; translated from the coding sequence ATGTGGAATGAATTAGGCATAAGCGGAGGAACCGCAATTGTTATTTTGATAGCATTATATTTTATCATCAAGTGGGCTGTGAAGAATGGTGCGAAAGAAGCATATAAGGATATTACTGGAAAGAAACCTGTTGAAGATATAAAAAATGAAAAAGAGCTAGAAGAACTGGTGAATGATTCACAAGACGCAAAAATTTAA
- a CDS encoding DUF6483 family protein, which yields MYFTDEKDYIMRMIKEMVRVLFSLMFGKKYVSVELEKENKYEVSGKNLKDFLDMIDSGKINEAENILLDSIDYTDRNEVMAAALFYQYLSEKDSEFLKNNNYTKEEVMSGFKQLLMQSGYTDLLCLVKAEE from the coding sequence ATGTATTTCACAGACGAAAAAGACTATATTATGCGAATGATAAAAGAAATGGTAAGAGTATTATTTTCTTTAATGTTTGGGAAAAAGTATGTTTCTGTTGAACTTGAAAAAGAAAATAAATATGAAGTATCAGGGAAAAATTTGAAAGATTTTCTTGATATGATTGATTCTGGGAAAATTAACGAAGCAGAGAATATACTTTTAGACAGCATTGATTATACAGACAGAAATGAGGTAATGGCAGCAGCTCTTTTCTACCAATACCTTAGTGAGAAGGATAGTGAGTTTTTGAAAAATAATAATTATACAAAAGAAGAAGTGATGTCTGGTTTTAAGCAATTACTTATGCAGTCAGGATATACTGATTTGCTATGTTTGGTCAAAGCTGAAGAGTAA
- a CDS encoding DUF3784 domain-containing protein → MFYIVFDFMMVVIMFLFGMWFYKSEGKAAKFLSGYNMKSADERKKYDENDICKAYGKRMMFMSVPFIIGIIIDIQYQGIGCWIAWGIWFIMFVLLLIDRHKRER, encoded by the coding sequence ATGTTCTATATTGTTTTTGACTTTATGATGGTAGTGATTATGTTTTTGTTTGGAATGTGGTTTTATAAATCAGAAGGAAAAGCTGCTAAATTCTTGTCGGGTTATAATATGAAATCAGCGGATGAACGAAAGAAATACGATGAGAATGATATATGTAAGGCATATGGAAAAAGAATGATGTTTATGTCAGTTCCTTTTATTATTGGAATAATCATAGATATCCAATATCAAGGAATAGGCTGTTGGATCGCATGGGGGATATGGTTTATTATGTTTGTTTTGTTGCTTATTGATAGACATAAAAGAGAACGTTAA
- a CDS encoding DUF6061 family protein, with protein sequence MRTIFAEYNPQRNSIDIYTNVGYMLRIDCWEAEKDLKTTPGSDCALTSLAVDEPFEYARLYLEGNLQMWVDAEDSLEL encoded by the coding sequence ATGAGAACAATATTTGCAGAATACAATCCACAACGAAACAGCATTGACATTTATACAAATGTTGGCTATATGCTTCGCATTGACTGCTGGGAAGCCGAAAAGGATTTAAAAACCACACCCGGATCAGACTGTGCATTGACTTCACTTGCAGTCGATGAACCATTTGAATATGCGAGATTATATCTTGAGGGCAATTTACAGATGTGGGTAGATGCAGAAGATTCATTAGAGTTATAA